The following proteins are co-located in the Pseudomonas sp. DY-1 genome:
- a CDS encoding 1-aminocyclopropane-1-carboxylate deaminase/D-cysteine desulfhydrase — MTLPDWNPRATLEPLCLPWLTAAELQLAVLRLDAVDPLVSGNKWFKLAPYLAKAGREGAEGVISLGGAHSNHLHALAAAGARFGFPSVGLLRGEPQDTPTVRDLQQFGMQLHWLGYGGYRARHRPGFWDPWLGRYPRYQPVPEGGGGLMGAQGCLGLVGMIRQQLADLGWSDYHSLWTAAGTGTTLAGLVLGEAGEHPVIGALAVPSDHGVAEQVSAILTEAGCADGGYRLIDASQGGFARLDAVLARFLLDSERDGGLELEPLYTAKALLAIHDEAQAGRIPRGSRLVLLHTGGLQGRRALHSDLLRLAGYTDLAVEAQG, encoded by the coding sequence CTGACCCTGCCTGACTGGAATCCCCGCGCCACTCTTGAGCCTCTGTGCCTGCCTTGGTTGACCGCAGCCGAGTTGCAACTGGCCGTGCTACGCCTGGATGCAGTAGACCCACTGGTGTCTGGCAACAAGTGGTTCAAGCTGGCGCCCTACCTGGCCAAGGCCGGGCGCGAGGGTGCTGAAGGTGTGATCAGTCTGGGGGGCGCGCACTCCAACCACCTCCATGCCCTGGCGGCGGCCGGTGCCCGGTTCGGGTTTCCCTCGGTCGGTCTGCTTCGTGGCGAACCCCAGGACACGCCAACCGTGCGCGACCTTCAGCAATTCGGAATGCAGCTGCACTGGCTGGGGTATGGCGGCTACCGGGCGCGCCACCGGCCAGGATTCTGGGACCCGTGGCTGGGGCGTTATCCGCGCTACCAACCGGTGCCCGAGGGCGGTGGAGGGCTGATGGGGGCCCAAGGATGCTTGGGGCTGGTGGGGATGATTCGCCAGCAACTGGCCGACCTGGGATGGAGCGACTACCACAGCCTCTGGACGGCCGCAGGCACCGGCACGACTCTCGCCGGGCTGGTGCTGGGCGAGGCAGGCGAGCACCCGGTAATCGGTGCCCTCGCGGTACCGTCCGACCACGGCGTGGCAGAGCAAGTGAGCGCCATCCTTACCGAGGCCGGGTGCGCCGACGGGGGCTACCGCCTGATCGATGCCAGCCAGGGGGGATTTGCGCGGCTGGATGCGGTGCTCGCCCGCTTCCTGCTGGACAGCGAAAGGGATGGCGGCCTGGAACTTGAGCCCCTCTATACCGCCAAGGCTCTGCTGGCAATCCACGATGAAGCACAGGCTGGCCGGATTCCTCGCGGCAGCCGCCTGGTGCTGCTCCACACTGGTGGTCTGCAGGGCCGCCGCGCCCTGCATTCCGATTTGTTGCGACTGGCCGGCTACACTGATCTGGCAGTGGAAGCACAAGGATGA